In Ornithodoros turicata isolate Travis chromosome 1, ASM3712646v1, whole genome shotgun sequence, the DNA window TGACCATTTCGCAAGCAGAACGGTTAACCTGCCGTGCAAGCAGGTTAACCGTTTTCTAAATCTAGTTTGATCTAAAACTACGCTCGTTGAATACGCACCTAAAGGCGATTGTCTATGGCACTATACACCGAGAGAACATAAGAGCTACAGCCACGAAGGTGTACCTCCGCCAGCAGCGAATGTAGTACGAACACTGAGAGTGGGGCAGATGCGGTCCTATGTTGCTGTTGGCTGCGCGGCCGTGGTCACATCGTTACCCTCCCCCCGTTACGTAGCCGACTACAGCAAGCAGTgccagtcccccccccccctcgtcttCATTTGAAACGAACAAATCTTCACTTGAAAGTGATGTACTGGAGCATGATCGGCATACCGATAGAATAGCGTAatcgcaggctagctggtgggcGAAATCCATGATAAAACGTTGCTTCGTTGTGTATGTTCGTGTATTTTGTGTAGCCCATGCTCAGGCCTGTTTCATCATGAATAGGAATACAATCGATGATGCAGTGCGGCACCATCACATTTTGTAATAGCGTACTCTCGCTCGTGTAATAGCTCCAAGGCGTACTGAAGCGCATTCTCCTCCTGACGCATCTCTGCAGTTAATCACGAGCATAGTCTCTATCTTGTGAACACGTGATAATCACATTATCGTATTACGTATGACGCAAGCGGGCGATACAAACTGAGGTTAACGAAAATCACCCCTATGGGGttagttttttcttttcattattTTCTGTTGCGCAATCGCTCGACGGACACTCGCAGCGCAACTATAGCGTTCCTATATTGGGTACTCGCTGATATGCCTTAAGTAGTACGACAACACCCATCGTCGCGCGTTGAGAGGAACTTAtaatgagacaattgatgttctgagactggaacacacagaaaggacaaatacgtacaaatTCTCAAGAATACAAAGCCTCAAGGCAAGAAGTTTAATGGCAGAGATATGCGCCACATATATGGCTCTATTTCGCCGCACAAGCGAGATTCGGAGATAATAGCACAAGAAGAGTTACAAAACTGATACGTATTCAAATGCAGCTCAGTAACGAGTGCGATCGCTTTACGTATCCCACATAATAGTAGTTAGGTACTGCCACTGGATTGGTAGGTTTCGAGTAGGAGAAGGGACAACTGTTAGGGATATGACGTAAAGACGGGCACCAACATCATACCATCATAAGCAGCAGCAGGCAAATAGGATGGACACAATGATGCCAGTAGCGTTTATCATACACTTTTGAAGTATAATGACATAGCCATCCAGAGGTACCTTGTACCAGTTCTTGCGAAGAATTGTACTCTTCTTATTATTGCACCCACACCTTTGCTCATTCAAGATTAGAGTTCAAAAGAGTACAAAGGTTATTGGCCGACTTCTGCACCATCGAAAGACAAATATTGTGACTAAATGTGTGCGAACATAAATTGCTTCGGAACTTTAATGTAATATTTCTATCCAGGTTACCCTCGTCTTCCTTGTCTTGTACATCTCGTTGGACCCAGCGTGGGCTACACATTACGGAGGCGCACTAGTGCACAGTCCCGCTGGAGCAGAAGACTACCCTCAAGCATTCGTCATCAGTACACTCAACCCAAGCGACAAACATGGGCACCAACACCGTGGTTACGGACACGGTCACAGGGACTACAATGCCGAACCCAAGTACGTCATCCGGAATCCGTACGGAGTTCCACTGAACCATGGGGGCAGCGAGCCAGTGCCCTTCCACGGCGGGGACGTCGGGCCCTTGGGAATGGTACCGGTGGGATACTACGGGCATGGAAGTGAACATGGCTACGGACGCTGACATGTGGAAGATGCTGCGATTTTGCGCTCCGTAAGATGTGTTCCTGTTTGTGTTTCACGGTGAGTCAATGAATCTAATTTATGTTGTTTGTACAGAGAAACTCATAGTCTTCCGCAATATTCTCGCGATCGTTTCGAAGGCACACTCTCCGACAACGGCAGTAACTTGTGGTGTAACCGGAAGGGTGTACTGGCCCAGTTTAGGGACTGAATTAAGTATCACGAATTAAACCGTAACAAACGCAGTACTTTACGTAGCCGTCAACCATTTCCGAAGTCGTAAGAATTCTACTCGCTTCGTCCTGCACTCAACTACTCCGCAGAAAGTTAGTTGCACCGGTCGCTCGAATAAATGTAGCCTCTAAGAACATTTACTGGAATGCGCTGCTTCCGTAATGCGATTTGTTGTGAACACACGCCGTCCCGAGTTGACGGCGACAAAGTTATGGCCAGCATGCCTCGAATCACATTTCGAATATCCGAGCATTTTTACGTATTGATGCGAGGATAGAAATGTTCCACGACATGTGAAACGGTAGGGAGAGATC includes these proteins:
- the LOC135399123 gene encoding uncharacterized protein LOC135399123, which codes for MLYAQVTLVFLVLYISLDPAWATHYGGALVHSPAGAEDYPQAFVISTLNPSDKHGHQHRGYGHGHRDYNAEPKYVIRNPYGVPLNHGGSEPVPFHGGDVGPLGMVPVGYYGHGSEHGYGR